The nucleotide sequence GCTATCGGGGCGACGCGCAAAGCAGTCGACGAACACGGAGCGCTACCGGTGCCGCTCAAGCTTCGCAATGCGGCAACTGCGCTGATGCGTCGTGACGGCTACGGCAAGGGCTACGTGTACCCTCATGACGAGCCCGACGGCGTGGCCGAGGGCGAGGTCTATCTGCCCGACGCCCTGGCCGGTGGGCGCTTCTACGAACCCTCACGCCAAGGCCTCGAGGCACAGATCGCAGAGCGTCTCGCGCGCCTGCGCCGCAAACCCGAGTAGTCAACACCCCGCGGCGGGGAACTCGAGGGTGAAGGTCGTTCCCTCGCCCAACGTCGACCGCAAGCTGATGCTTCCTCCGGCAGCAGTGACGGCGTCGGAAACGGACGCCAGCCCGAGGCCTGTACCGCGACTGGCGTCTTTGGTGGTGAAGAACGGCTCGAACACGCGGCTCGACGTGGCTTCGTCCATGCCAACGCCGGTGTCGGTCACCAGCACGCGGTGACGAGTCTCGCCGGGTTCCACGCGCAGCACCAGGCGCCCGCCCGAGGGCATTGCATCCCGAGCATTCAAGGCGAGGTTCAGCAGGATTTGCTCGAGCTGGACCGGATCGATGAGCACGAACCCGCTTTCGTCGGGGGCGTGAACCTCGAGGCGGATCTCCGCAGAGAGCAGCGGTCGAACCTCGCCTGCAATGCGGCGCACCTCGGTCGCCAGTGCCAGGGGCTTTGGTGGCCGTGGCACCTCGGTGCCAAAGGAAAATAGTCGCTTGATTAGATCGCGACCGTGCGCGACTCCTGCCTCAATTTCGTCCAGCGCGACGCCCGCAAGCTGGCTATCCCGCCGCACGACTACCACGCCCATGGCGATCACCGAGAGCAGGTTGTTGAAGTCGTGGGCGATGCTGCTCGCCAGGCGCGCCACGGACTCGACGCGTGCAGCTTGGTTCAATCGGTGTCGCAGCGCGTGCTTCTCGGTGACGTCAGTGCCATATACGACCACGCCATCGACGTCGGTGTCGTGCGTCAAGGTCCGCGCCAGCACTTCCAGGGTGAGGAAGTGACCGTCCTTGTGCCGGAAGCGTACATGCCCGGTCCACTGTGTATCGGTGCGGCGAACCAAGCGCTCGAAGACGCCGCGCACTTCTTCCTCGTCTTCGGGGTGAACCAGCTCGAAGACGTTTCTCCCTACCAGCTCCCCACGCGCGTATCCGAGGGGTTGGTGGCGACCCTGGAACTCCACGCGCAAGCGGCCGGTCTCGTCGAGCACGTCGACCATGTCGCTCGAACCCTCGAGCAGACCGCGCAAGAGTTTGACCTCGCGACGTAGTCGCTCGACGTCCACTGGCTCGCTCCCCTCCTCGCGCAATAGCATCACGCTTGGGCCATTGTAGCGTCCTGGACCTCAGTCCGCACTCTTTACCACGCCTATTTCGCCGATATTCCTGTACTTCTGAGCCCAGTCCAGCCCATAGCCCACGACGAACACGTCGTCGATGGTGAAGCCCAGGTAGTCGATGGGAACCTGCTTCTTCATGCGGGCCGGCTTGTGCAACAGTGCACAGACTCGCACGCTCGCGGGCTGCCGATTCTTGAGCGACGACAGGATGTAGTCGAGGGTCAACCCGGTATCCACGATGTCTTCGACGACCAACACGTGTTGCCCCTCGATGGGACGCGTCAGGTCCAAGGTGATCTGGACGACACCGCTCGACTTGGTGTCGTCGCCGTAGCTCTGCACACCGAGGAATTCGATGGTCACCGGCAAGTCGATCGCGCGCGCCAAGTCCGCAGCGAATACGTAGCTGCCCTTGAGCACGCACAGCAGCACTACGTCCTTGCCCGCGTAGTCCGCGGCAATCTGCTTGCCCAACTCTGCGATGCGCTCCTGAATCTGCGCAGCCGTGTAGAGGGTTTCGATGCTCTCGCTGTACCAGGCCATGACGAGCTGCTACGGGGGCAGGCGCGCGCCGTCAATGGGTAGCCAGCCGCGACGCAGAAGGTAGGCTGCAATGCCGACTTGCTCGCCGTCGCTGCTCCACACCACGGACCCGAGGTCGTCAGTGCGCAGCACTGCGACTCCGTGCGCCGAGAGCGCGCGCATCGCCTCCCAGTGAGGATGGCCGAAGCGATTGCGCACGCCACAAGAGATGCTCCCCACACTGGGGCGGACCGCCTCCAAGAACGCGGCGGAGCTCGAAGTGCGGCTGCCGTGATGTCCGACCTTGAGGAAGTCCGCTCGAAGCTCGGACTCGGCACGCAGCAGCTCGCGTTCCTGCTCTGCCTCGGCGTCTCCAGGTAGCAGCGCGGCGCGACGGCCGAAAGCGACGTGGAGCACGACGGAGTTGTCGTTGGCATGCCGCCCCGGCGTGAAGGTTGGACAAGGCCCGAGCACCGTCACCGCGGCTCCCGAGCGTTCGTGCCGCCCGCATAGTTCTCGCGCCTCGCGCACACGAATGCCGCGCGCTCGCGCCAGCTTCAGCAGCTCTGCATACACGGGGCCCGCTCCCTCGTTGCGACCTTGTCCCGTGTCCCACAGTTCTCCCACGCTCACGACCTCCAGCACCGACCGCAGGCCTCCGAAGTGATCGGGGTGAGGGTGACTCAACACCACGACGTCCAGGTGCGTGCGTCGCCGCGCACGAAGCTGCGGCAGGATCACGCTCTTCCCCGGATCCACCGTGGTTCCCATGAACCCGCCGCCGTCCACGAGCCAAAGCTCTCCGCCAGGAAGGTCCAGTAGCGTCGCATCGCCTTGACCCACGTCGAGGGCGGTCACGCGAAGCTCTTTGGGCACGCCAGCGCGGCGCGCCACTCCCTCGCTAGCCAGTAGCAGGGCCAGCGCCACTCCCAGCTGCCACCGTCGCGC is from Polyangiaceae bacterium and encodes:
- the hpt gene encoding hypoxanthine phosphoribosyltransferase; this encodes MAWYSESIETLYTAAQIQERIAELGKQIAADYAGKDVVLLCVLKGSYVFAADLARAIDLPVTIEFLGVQSYGDDTKSSGVVQITLDLTRPIEGQHVLVVEDIVDTGLTLDYILSSLKNRQPASVRVCALLHKPARMKKQVPIDYLGFTIDDVFVVGYGLDWAQKYRNIGEIGVVKSAD
- a CDS encoding ATP-binding protein, which produces MLLREEGSEPVDVERLRREVKLLRGLLEGSSDMVDVLDETGRLRVEFQGRHQPLGYARGELVGRNVFELVHPEDEEEVRGVFERLVRRTDTQWTGHVRFRHKDGHFLTLEVLARTLTHDTDVDGVVVYGTDVTEKHALRHRLNQAARVESVARLASSIAHDFNNLLSVIAMGVVVVRRDSQLAGVALDEIEAGVAHGRDLIKRLFSFGTEVPRPPKPLALATEVRRIAGEVRPLLSAEIRLEVHAPDESGFVLIDPVQLEQILLNLALNARDAMPSGGRLVLRVEPGETRHRVLVTDTGVGMDEATSSRVFEPFFTTKDASRGTGLGLASVSDAVTAAGGSISLRSTLGEGTTFTLEFPAAGC